CTGATCTGAGCTGTTTACACCAAATAACGAGCATTTGAGTCCCCCCTTTTGGagagaaataaatatttgctATGGACTGATATTAAATGTTTGAAAAGAAATGCTTTTCTGCCTGTTTTTATGGAagtttttgttacttttttggtttacaatatttcaatttttttttttttttttttggttgactTTATCTCTGTATCATTATATTAAACTATAACCAGATACATTGTCTcctctttttttaatcttttatttaagCATTATTAGCAttctttccattttaaaaatatatattattacattaactATAGTTTTATTGACATCCACATATGCTTTCTGCAGTCATAAGATGGTGCTAAACGCTCCGGCCTTTGCCTCGCAGTTGAAAGTTCAAATGGATATCCAGATTATTTCACACTGTTTTCTAAACTTGCAtcaaatactttattataataaaatttttaaGGGTTCAGCCTCGCCAACTTTATGAATCTTAACAGCTTGGGCGCTAAAGCGCTGCGTGAAATTCGTTATTAAAGCAATTGTTTGAGATCACTTAATGGATGATTTTGTTCCCATGACTATTTCAGTCATTAAAGATTTGTAAAATGGATTTTGATATGGCTTCAGtgaaatttcttttaatttctcAGCAACATCTGCCTGTTTTGGTTTTCATTGAATTTTGCCTGTTTACTTGAGGACCATTTTGTGCCATAAgcaaataaaaatcaaataaaatctcAACAATAATTGGTCGCTGCTTGGACCAGGCTGATGCTTGTGCACTGTGACACATCTTTGCTGTTGATTTAGCTGATCTGAGAGCAGTTTGTCAGTTTCTTTGGCTATTCCTCATTGTTTTAAAGACCTAAAAACAAGCCTGCTCATTACAGCGGTGGACATACTGTTAATgcatttgatgatgatgatggggGTAGTGTTGTTACTCTTGTACAGTGGGGTTTGTGTTCTCTACTAACCATATGCAAGAGGGTCTCTCTTTTCCAGCTAACTGCAGATGTGTTGCTCTCATGTTTGACTGTGAATCAGATGTGTGAGAGGTTTTCGTCATGATAACTGCTCCTGTACGAAGGGCATCCATTtgcattaaatgtgttatttcaAAAGTGATTGTACTGTTTTGTATTGTTGTGTAGGAAATGTGTTATGTATGCATATTTTCAATAAAGCATTCAGGGTTTTGAAACATAATGAAGCATTTCACATTGAAGCACATGGGGTCACAAGACCACTGTTAAAATATTGTAGTGTTGACCAATTCTTAAACCTCTACAGAATAATTGGTTTCCTTTGTAACAGGAATAATCCCACTACAAAAAGTACTGTGGCGGTACCATGGTATAGTAATAGTATCAGATGGTAATACCATATATACACAATAGTATTTATATGTTACTATAATGTAGAAtattacttttatattatattacgaCACAACATTAAGACgcgatttgaattttttttattaactagttatttattttgatttaattagGTTTATACGGTGGTGTACtttcaataattataaaaaatatatagtattCTACTAATAAGTACATATTTTTAACTCAATAAGATAATAATTACAAGATttacacagcaaaaaaaaaaaactttatcaaaagtaaataaaaagtaacagtACGTTTTTGAAAGCGGCTTTGATTACGCGTGTTTACGTGGCAGCGTCGCCCCGCCCCCTCCGTCCTTTAGCGCTAGGGCGCGCGCGCGTTCTCTGTGTCCCGTCGTCCGCCACAGTCATGGCGGCCCCGGGCGCTCCGCTTGATGAAGACTGGGAGGATTTTAACGAATTCAAAGCGGCCGATTCGACCACCAGCTGGGCCGCGGCACCGGAGAATTCACCGCAGATCCAAAGCTTCGCATCCTTCGACGAGACGCTGAGCGCGAGCTTCCCTCACTCCAGCAGCTCGTGCACGAGCGTCTCTGTGCGCGCAGTGAGTGAGCACGAGCTGCTGCGCGACGACGAGTGAgtgacaaaaacacactcaaAATAGGAGTATAACgtgaaatatgttaaatataattatattataaatgtttatataaatatactcGCTGCCGTTTTAATTACTTAACTCTATATTGTATGGAATTAGTGGTCGGATTTCATATTATtagctgtgatttttttttttgtttgtttacatttaaataaagtatCATGATTTACCATGGTAGTACGTTACCATGATATTCTTGGAAATACCTTTGAGtatcatttttgtattttgtaaagGTTTTATTAGtgtcataattttaaaaaagtgaaatcttcaatgattttttttgtaaagtaaacattactaacaatataaaagttacttaTCTTCTGAGACgaacacttactggactgaagcaacttatGTTTACCTGATTATCCATGATtatccatcttttttttaatgttaaaatgtgagCATCAAATATGAAGCATTTTGAGgagcttttatttattcatctctcaatcatcattgtattgcattgagctttaataataaaactaagcatttaaataccATTTTACTTAGACATATTATTGGCAGATACAGAGagacaactgatatttatatgcattttgtgTAAGTAGTCTGCTATACTGTAATAAAgacattgatttacattacaagctgtCAGAATCTTACTTGTTGGGTATAAAAAATATCAAcatctgcaccaaattgcatatttttgctctaTTTGAGTCACTGAATAAAACTGAGATGTTTTCTCCTCCTCATGTGTGAGCttcatattctcactatatatatatatatatatatatatatatatatatatatatatatatatatatatatatatataatctgcaTATATAAACCTTATGAGAGGTTGTAGATACTGTCTAATTCTTGTTTTCTTGTTATTTCACAGGATATGGAATGCTCTGACGGAGAACTATGGCAACGTGATGCCAGTGGACTGGAAAACCTCTCACACTCGTTCACTACACCTGCCCACACTAAACCTCCGACCTCAGGAGGTGAGATCTGTCCATCCGTTCATGTGTCCTTTCACactatgtgcgtgtgtgtgctcATTTTGACTATACTTGTGAAGACCAAATGTCCTCACATTGTGAAATAATTTCACAACCCACTAGTGAGGACATTGACTGGTCCTCActagttttacattttcatttaaatctaatgatgtgcacatgtttctgtgataggtaggtttaggagtaggggttgGGTTAGGTGAAAACATCATTgacctgatataaaatcaatggaagtctatgcaatgtcctcactaagatagcaaaacaaacctgtgtgtgtgttttgtttgtttatttttaggcGGTGGAGGTCCGTAATCTTGATGTGTCTGATGACGAGGAGCTCAGGGATCAGATGGACATGCACACGATCATCATCTCCTGTGTGAACGAGGAGCCGCTGTTTACTGCAGAACAGGTATACACACTCAACACCTTTGAGATTATATTAGTGAGGGCCAGTTATAGAGTGCAATTAAAGTTTTCATAATGATATTTGCTATACCTTCACAATGACCCTCATAGAAATGTATTTACAGCAGTAGATTTAAAACGAAACATTTGAGTTTGAGTTTCTTTTGAATAGTGGTATCCGGCTGTTTAACATTTGTCACAAATTGCTGAtttatagctgaattgaactcatGTTATAACTAATTAACTATTACACATAGTACACATATTTCAAACATATATTTGAAGTTTGCATTgctgattctgttattttcctgtttatcactgtgaagctgctttgaaacgatctGTGTTGTATAAagcaatatataaataaaggtgacttgacagaTGTAGTCAGACTTATGCATTGATCTCCataacctgtgtgtgtgttaatcaGGTCATAGAGGAGATTGAAGAGATCATGCAGGAGTCTCCAGATGACGAGGAACATGAGAGTCCATCTCAGTTTGACCTCTCCATGATGTCACATGAGttacacacactcgcacactctACGTCTAACAGCAGCTGCGAGGAACGTAAGTacagcatgtgtgtgtattcacAACTTTTTTTTGGTCAGCTGAACCTTTTTCACCTTAAATTACCTCTTgagattttaaataatatatcaaTGATTTAACATCGCATTCACATGTTCATGGTTCTCTGATATTGGTCATTGGTCACATGGCatgattaattgattattaaatacactttattttcgGTTTTCGTTTTCAtctcagaattttcatttcggtGCTTCACTAGTATGTATATCAAGTATGGATGTTGGATCAatactaaaatataatgaaacaatACTAGTCTTtctaaattaacaacaatagaaAACCCTTACCGctcttaatgttttttatttttaattccttAAGTAATTTTATGAAGCACTTAAAGAAATGCTTGTGAGCTTGTTTTACTTGAATTCTGCTAATAATTATAcaaatgtttaaagggttagttcacccaaaaattaaaataatatcatttattactcacccccatgccgttccacacctgtaagacctttgttttttgttttaggaacgcaaattgagatatttttgatgaaatccgatggctcagtgaggcttgcATAGCcggcaatgacatttcctctctcaagatccattaatgtactaaaaacatatttaaatcagttcatgtgagtacagtggttcaatattaatattataaagcaacgagaatatttttggtgctccaaaaaaacaaaaaaacgacttatatagtgatggccgatttcaaaaaactgcttcaggaagcatagaagcattatgaatcagtgtgtcaaatcagcggttcagagcatcaaagtcacgtgatttcagcagtttggcggtttgacatgcaatccgaatcatgattcgacacaaaagattcataacgctccgaatcttcctgaagcagtgttttgaaattggccatcactatatcagatgttatttttatttttttttggtgcaccaaaaatattctcgtcactttataatattaatattgaaccactgtactcacatgaactgatttaaacatgtttttagtacattaatgaatcttgagagaggaaatgtcattgctcaggcctcactgagccatcgtatttcatcaaaaatatctcaatttgcgttccgaagatgaacgaaggtcttacgggtgtggaacgacatgagggtgagtaataaatgacagaattttaatttttcgttgaactaaccctttaacttgcaTACTTTGCATGTATATTAGCATATTATTTTTGTGTCAGTATGAAGAAATTAGAAATTTCTCtggtatattttagtttattttgctGACATGTAAAATGGAAACTGTTTTTTGAGGGCTGTTATGTCGGAAGATGTTCACACAGAACTGGAGTGTTGAAATTAGCATGTTATGAAATAATGGTGCTGTAGAAATGGAGATAAGCTTGTGCCAGTTTGTGAATGATGCAGACTTTTTCTCAACATCTGTATTTCAGGGTTGCGTGGTCTTTGTGTGTCTGAGCTGCTGGAGCGTCTCGAGGAGGTGGAGCGACAGATCCGTGGATTCTCAGAGGAGCTGATCGATCAGCTGGCAGTGAGGGAGGAGCTGGACTATGAGAAGGAGGTGAAGAACACGTTCATCTCGGCAATCATCGACGTGCAGAACCGACAGAAAGAGCATCGAGAGCTGCTGAAGAAAAAGAGGAAGATAAAGACCACAGGAGGAGTGCAGAGATCCGACCGCTCGCATGTGCCAGGAACCGTAAGGATGATAATTACTAACTTCTCATTAGCAAGCCCACACAAATTACACAGAAATCTCCACAGATTTCTGTAGGACTGGAACATTGTCAAAGCTCTACACAACCCCACACATgtcaaatgttttaattaactTCATCTTGCTTTCATATATCAATACAACTGCAGCttcattttacacattttacctTGTTTAAATGTATTCCGGGGAAATCCACTGATTTTATTTCCCCCAAAATTAGTGCAGAGAATGTAAATAAAAGTCTGTCTCCCAGATGTTAAACATAActgtttcttatttttttgttcGTTCTTTCATTGTTGAAAAATCAGTTAAATTATCTATTAAAACGTACTTTGATGTTTTAGATTTTTGACCGCTTTTTTCTTTGTCTCAGTATTTGACGACGGTGATCCCGTATGACAGGAGCAGTGGAGCGCCGTCTGTAGAAGACCTGCAGATCCTGACCAAGAGTGAGTCAACGTGAATATGTGTGCAATTTAGAAATATtacttaatattatatatacaatactggtcaaaagtttggaaatgttactattttaaatcttttttaaaaagtttctcATGCTCATcaagctacatttatttgatccaaaatacaggggaaaaaacagtaacattgtgaaattattattactattattaatttaaaataatggttttctattttaatatactttaaaatataatttatttctgtgatttatttaaaatagaatttttttgtaacaatatacactgccgttcaaaagtttggggtcagtatttatttatttatttattttttttttcttgaaataaattaaatacttttattcagcaaggaagtgttaaatggataaaaagtgaaagtaaatatttatattgttagaattttttttttttttttttttttttccatcaatgaatcctgaaagaagcataagagacttctttcaaaaacattaaaaatagtaatgtttccaaacttttgactggtactaatataaaattatacactgccctccaaaagtttggaaacacccctggcaaagtgtggttttggacgatatcagcataaatccttattttttggtgcaaatacattacagtaacttgtaggggtgtgacgagatctcgcgtcacgagatctcgcgagactaaaatgtgacgagatttctcgtcgaggcgaaaagtagtctcgtgatgttgccatgacagagtgttaggatgattaggaaagaatatgccaccactacgtttacattacgcctccactgtcgttttgctttgtatttaaataaaaaacatttaattcagttggataacggtcgccgccgctccatatttacagagttacgcgcaaTCGTGAAAGTAAatgcgagcgcgcattcaaacgcgatctcaataccccgcatttcgaaggcggctccctgatgaatgtaaatatctctcaatataaaagctattttaggctgggcagtgtagttgtaaccatctcttagctctgtatcaaagaaaaatttggtcttatttgcactttgaatattgatagtgcgattatggttgcacttattgtaaagtgttaccataaaaatgaataacagttttctcttaatcttattaagcacaaacaataaggtttcatttgttaacattagttaatgcactgtgaactatcatgaactaacaatgaatgactatttttattaactaacgtcataaacaaagattaatacatACTGTAGCAgcacatatattgctcattgttagttgatgttggttaattaatgttaataaatgagaccttattgtaaagtgttacccatttttatttatactgtttttatttctatgatcagtttgtggaaaggagctcagttaggaggtcaaaagttgtagaagctcataaatcatctACAGTATGgcctgaagagactgaaatcatacagaagagaagccCGTCAGCTGAGTTAGTGGCagaaccttttacagtacttgagtattgtcttttactgcatatgataattcatactcagaaagtagaactgaatgacattcattacaagatgattagttaaaacatttcaaatacacctgcagaatattttttctagtcatgtatttcgccattgaggatttcttaaaaatagtgtgtaaaaatcttgtctcgtcttgaactcaatctcgagtctcgtctcgtgagatacccgtctcatcacacccctagtaacttgacattatcattgaagaccagcaataataattttcattttaattacataataatggaaaaagtcagacatgcccctttgccagctgtgatgcctggttactggtttaaacttggcacaggtttgtaaaagatttctgggtcagcacaccttaatagcttcaacaattgattgccaattaagtttagaatacaatgaaccaatcagaacccagtttaggtcagatagctgctaatggtggatattttgatgaatcgaaaatttaagttttttctttgtataaactgtttatataataaaatatgttttcgtagtttgtgttgtcccttatcagtgcaaaattatcacaaattaaaaaggattaatgccaatattgtccaaaaccccacttttctagagcgtttccaaacttttggagggcagtgtgtattagtctgtgtgtaatatataatattcaatttcaatatttaatgcattgatataaaagtattaaatgtTATGATAATATTAATGGCAGATTTAAAGAGAGTCCATGTGTGTGTTGTTGTACATGTTAATCGTGTTTCTCTGCAGTTCTTCATGCCATGCGTGAGGACAGTGACACGGTTCCTGCTCTTCTGACCGACTACATCCTCAAAGGTATCAGACACCTCAAACACTCGTCAATCTCCATCACTGTCAGTCTGAACCTCATtgatcatttgtgtgttttatatgttttatttttgctctTGCTGCATTTGATCTTTAGCACTGGTGTGAGAGATCAGGAGACAGAGGTGTGTTGATTTCATATAACACTAATTATATTGACTATAGAGTCAAACgacaaaaaaaaggtatttaTAATTTGTTATTCCAAATAAGGACATCCAAATATTGATATACCTCACTTCTGCAGATAATTTTTTCTCCAAACTGTAGCTAAGTAAACAGACACACATGTGTAGaatatgtttttgttgtctgtgtttgtggTGTGTGTTGTCTCCTCTGTGCTGTGTTCGTAAACATTATTTACAACACAATATACAGCAAAacaacaatatacactactgtttaaaatgtttttataagaagtctcttctgctcaccaaggctgcatttatttgatcaaaaatacagtaaaaactgtaatattgtgaaatattattacaatttaaaataactgttttgtattttaatatatttaaaaaatgtaatttattcctgtgatcaaagctgaattttcagcatcattactccagtcttcagtgtcacatgatccttcagaaatcattctaatatgctgcttTATCAATGTTGAATGCAGTTGAGCcgcataatatttttgttgaaaatgtgatacatttttttgaatagaaagttcaaaagaacaacatttatttgaaatagaaatcttttataaccatataaataaatcttactgtcacttttgatcaatttcatgCATCCTCGAgggataaaagtattaatttctttaaagaaaatcgtactgaccccagacttttgaacgcTAGTGTAATATATTAGGCTTTAACTAATCTATCCAATCATGTTTGTTGTTTCAGTGTTGTGTCCCACATAGAGTTTCCAGAGTTGAAAACCAGCTAATATCATCGGTACATTGGACATCTGATCATCTGCGTCTCTCCAGATGATGTTCTTCTCTAATAATGCACAGAATTTACCCCGCCAGTGGCATTTATTTCTCagtctgaatgtgtttgtgtagaTGTTATTGTGTGTGAGCTTGAGTGCAGTATTTAGTTTATTCCTTAATGCAGTTCACATTACAGTCATGGTCAACTTGATTCAACTAGTTTCCTCTAGCTGATATTTTTTCATCTCAGTGCAGCTGTCATAACTCATGCATGTTTGCGTCATATTCACATGAGTTTGTTGTAGTGCAGATCTAGATGCAGGATTTCGCTCTTGTGATCTTTCCATTAGATGAAATGAGATTTCAGGAAGTTTTGAGCTGCTGGTGGCTTTCTTATGATTTGAAAGCAAAGGCAgggaaaaatatttgtgtaggTTATTTATGTAGCTGTAAAATCATATCGGGATGAAATCGTGCAGTCACAGCTGAGCAGATTGACTGGTACTTTATTGATAaacaacataataataataataataataataatacttaatTTCATTGCCACTTACTAGATGGTCTTTGTTCTGTTTGGCCAGCTTTAGGGTTTGTGCTTCTAACATCTCTATGACAGTATTAATATTCAGATGAGGAGGAGCAAACGTGTTTGCTCCCAGTTGAGGTGAAATCTGTGATGATGTGAGATATCAGGAGTGGAGGAAGAACAAGGTATGAAGAGCTAAGACACTTATAAAGAGATAAACACGTCTGTCTGTCTTCACTGAGGTCCTGTAACGAGAATGAATGATTGTCTCTGGCTGATAAGTCTTTGTTGAAACCTATCGGAGGTGATATTTTTGTATGTGTGACTGTAAAAGCTGAATGAtttggaagcttgtttccgccactaaattaaaaaaaaaaaacggtaattgtgacttttcatctcacaattctgaatttttttcacaactcagaattgtgttataaagtcggaattgcgagatataaacttgattctttttttttctcagaattgtgactatatcttgcaattctgaccttataactcacaattttgagtttatatctcgcaattctgaccttaactcacaattttgagtttatatctcgcaattctgaccttaactcacaattttgagtttataactcgcaattctgactttataactcacaattttgagtttataactcgcaattctgaccttaactaacaattttgagtttatatctcgcaattctgaccttaactcacaattttgagttaactcgcaattctgactttataactcacaattttaagtttatatctcgcaattctgatcttaactcacaattttgagtttataactcgcaattctgactttataactcacaattttgagtttataactcgcaattctgatcttaactcacaattttgagtttataactcgcaattctgactttataactcacaattttgagtttataactcgcaattctgaccttaactcacaattttgagtttataactcgcaattctgactttataactcaaaattttgagtttataactcgcaattctgaccttaactcacaattttgagtttataactcgcaattctgactttataactcaaaattttgagtttataactcgcaattctgactttatatctcgcaattctgaccttaactcacaattctgactttataactcgcaattttgagtttatatctcacaattctgattttataactcacaattctgactttataacacaattgtgagtttatatcttgcaattctgattttataactcacaattattactttataacacaattttgagtttatatctcgcagttctgacagaattgtgagattaaaaagtcgcaattaccttttttacatttttttatttcatggcagaaacaagttTCCATAGAATGTTGTTTTTGATGGAGAGATTGAGTTTATATTGTGTTCCCGCAGATGCACaaccttaaaggattatttcactcaaaaatacaAATCTGTCATGTAttcatatcattccaaacctttatTTCTTCCAGGGAAAGGTGAAAAATATTCCGGCATCATAAAAGAGGTCCGTACAGATCATGTGCCATATTCCAAATCTTCTGAAGTCATTTGATAGCCGTTTATCTTTGTGTTCCATGATAAGAGTTTGGAACAgcattttttgagtgaactaatcctttaaactcaGGTGGCAATTTCTGCATGTGAGGACAAAAACACCTCATGTCTCGGTCTAAATCAGTCTGTTCTGTGGGGGAAACCCACTTGTAGGATGTTCATTTGTTTCATCAGTCAGTTGTGCTGTTTTGCATGTTAATGCAAGTCAAGCACTTTATTGTCTCGTGTCCCAGATGAACACGCGTCCTCGCGTTAAGAGTCAATGTTGTTTTCATGTTTGTAAAGCATTCAGAACGAAAAAGTCGTTGCACGCACTTTCAATTGACCTAAAAGGGAACGATTTTGCAAAACACGACATTTGCATTATATATTGAACTACAGCTCTTGTTTGTGTCGTCAGGTTGTCGTGGCCTGATTCTGAGAAACATTAGCAGTGCACAGTAAATCAGGGTACACGTACTATAGTAACTAGagattatatatttatacaagcaATAATGAAACGCTGCCTTTTTGGATGCATGAAATTTTGTACCTTATTTTTAATGCAACATTAACAATCCTTTTGAATTAGtattttataatgcattgtatgtAGCAGGGCAgttttc
Above is a window of Megalobrama amblycephala isolate DHTTF-2021 linkage group LG11, ASM1881202v1, whole genome shotgun sequence DNA encoding:
- the fez2b gene encoding fasciculation and elongation protein zeta-2 isoform X1 is translated as MAAPGAPLDEDWEDFNEFKAADSTTSWAAAPENSPQIQSFASFDETLSASFPHSSSSCTSVSVRAVSEHELLRDDEIWNALTENYGNVMPVDWKTSHTRSLHLPTLNLRPQEAVEVRNLDVSDDEELRDQMDMHTIIISCVNEEPLFTAEQVIEEIEEIMQESPDDEEHESPSQFDLSMMSHELHTLAHSTSNSSCEERLRGLCVSELLERLEEVERQIRGFSEELIDQLAVREELDYEKEVKNTFISAIIDVQNRQKEHRELLKKKRKIKTTGGVQRSDRSHVPGTYLTTVIPYDRSSGAPSVEDLQILTKILHAMREDSDTVPALLTDYILKVLCPT
- the fez2b gene encoding fasciculation and elongation protein zeta-2 isoform X2, translating into MAAPGAPLDEDWEDFNEFKAADSTTSWAAAPENSPQIQSFASFDETLSASFPHSSSSCTSVSVRAVSEHELLRDDEIWNALTENYGNVMPVDWKTSHTRSLHLPTLNLRPQEAVEVRNLDVSDDEELRDQMDMHTIIISCVNEEPLFTAEQVIEEIEEIMQESPDDEEHESPSQFDLSMMSHELHTLAHSTSNSSCEERLRGLCVSELLERLEEVERQIRGFSEELIDQLAVREELDYEKEVKNTFISAIIDVQNRQKEHRELLKKKRKIKTTGGVQRSDRSHVPGTYLTTVIPYDRSSGAPSVEDLQILTKILHAMREDSDTVPALLTDYILKALV